The DNA region GATGATCTTCGCGGCGAGCGGCTCGTGCGCGGTATACGCCAGGTGCCTGACGGAACGGCCTTCGTGGTGATCGCGGACCGTCCCGACGAACAGCGCGAGGCCACCGCATTCGGGGTGCGCCTCGAGTTCGAGCAAGGGTTCGACCGCCACGGGAAGATGCGAGAGAACGTCACGGTTCATGACTCAGCCTCCCGCGACCGGCGGCAACAGGGCGATCCGGCCGTCGGCCGGCAAGGCGTCCGCACGGCGGACGATGGTGTCGCCAGACACGCAGGCGCAGCGATCCAGCGGTCCCGCAAGCTCGGGACGCGCCGATGCCAGGCGCGCTACCGCGTCGCCCACCGTGCCGACATCGTCGGTGACCTCGATGACGCACTCATGCTGGCCGGCCAGACGCTCGAGGTTGGCGAAGAGTTCGAAAACGACTTGTTTCATGACAGATCCGAAAAAATGACTTACTTATCCACCCATCGCATGCATGGTCACCGGCCGGTCCACGGGCCCCGGCCGTGCGGCGTAGCCCGCATCCTTGAGCCAGACGGCGCGGCGCACCTGCTCACCCAGAACTTCGTCAGTGACGCCTTCGCGCATGCGCGCACCCAGCGGTGTACCGAGCGGCGAGAACAGGCAGGTGAACAGCTCGCCCGTCGCCGTGAGGCGCAGGCGATCGCAGGTGGAGCAGAAAGGGTTGGAAACGGTGGAGATGATGCCTAACGGGTAATGCCCGTCGACAAGGTACGGTGTCGCCGGATCGCTGCTCCGGGGCTGGTGGTCGACACGATGGCTGACGCCGATCGCGGCCAGCATGTCCGCCTCGGACACCACGGCATCGCGTTTCCAGTGTCCCGGTGCATCCAGCGGCATGTATTCGATGTACCGCAAGGGAATGCCGCGAGCCATCGCCCACTCCAGCAGCGGCACGATGTCCTTTTCGTTGTCTCCGCGGATGACGACCGCGTTGAGCTTGATGTTGGCGCCGGCGTCGGTCAGTGCGTCGATACCGTCCAGCACCGGTGCGATCTCTCGCAGGGTAAGCCGACGGAAGGTGTCCGGGTCGATGGCATCCAGGCTCACGTTGAAATCGTCGATGCCGGCGGCCACGAGTTCACGCGCCTTCGGTGCGATGCGCGAGGCGTTCGTGGTCATCGACAGGCGGCGCAGGCCGCGTTTGCGCAGGGCGCCGATCTCCCGGACACACTCGAGCAGGTCGCGGCGCAACAGCGGTTCACCGCCGGTCAGACGGATCTGATCGATGCCGCTGTCGACGAACAATCCCGCAAGGCGCACCACCTCGCCCCGGTCGAGCAGGCTGCTTCGGGGCAACCAGTCGGGGTGCTCGGGCATACAGTAAGTGCAGCGGAAATTGCAGCGGTCGGTCAGCGAGATCCGCAGCTTGCGTTTGGTACGGCCGTGACGATCGATGAGTGGGGACATATCGGCTCAGGAAAGCACAATGGGCGTAAGCGGGACGTATGCGGCCGCGCCGGGCCCTTCACACGCAATCGTGCCAGACTTCCGCGATGAACGCCTTGAACCCATCCGCCGCGCCGGTCTGGCCAGCCTGGCCCGACTACGCCCTGATCGCCGACCTGCTGCCTTCCCTGCGCGACTTCGCCCATGCCGGCCGTGTCGCCCTCGCGACGCTGGTCTCCACCGACGGCCCATCCCCGCGGCCGCTATATAGCGAAATGCTGATCGCTGCGGACGGGCGCGTCGCGGGCTATGTTTCCGGTGGATGCGTCGAGGCCGCCGTCGCCAGCGAGGCCGCGATGGTGTTGGCCGACGGGCGCCCGCGCCTGCTGGATTACGGTGTCGGCAGTCCGGTCCTGGACATCCAGCTTACCTGCGGCGGGCGCATCGGCATCTTCGTCCGGGAGCTGCGCGAACCGTCGGCTTACGCCAACACGCTGGGCATCGCCCGCCGCGAGCGGCGTACCGTGACGGTACTGACCGACCGCGATAGCGGCGCGTGGAATATCGTGGAAGGCCACGTCGCGCCCGACGATCATCATTACGCCTGCGTCCACATGCCGCCCCTGCGCCTCGTCGCCGTCGGCGGCGACCCGGTGACGCTCGCCGTCGCGCAGCTTGCGCCGACGATGGGCGTGGAAGTCGTCCTGTTGCGGCCGCATGGGCCGGCCGAACCGCCGCCCGGCATCGCGTTGACCGGCTACGACTCGCGCAGCCTGGCGGTGTCGCTGGGCGAACTCGCCCTCGACGAACGCACCGCCGTGTACTCGCTCAGCCACGACGCCGAGATCGACCACGCGGTCGCCACGCATGCGCTGCGCTCCCCGGCGTTCGCCGTCGGTATCCTTGGCAGCCGCAACAAGATCGGCACCCGCGTCGAGCGACTGAAGGACGATGGTGTGGACGACGACGATCTGACCCGGCTGCATCTTCCCGCGGGCCTGCCCATCGGCGCACAAACCCCGCACGGCATCGCCCTGTCCATCCTCGCTCAGGTCTGCCAGCGCGATCGCGCGCGGGCATCGTGATCGGCGGCCACGATGCCGTGATCCTGGCAGCGGGCGGCAGCCAGCGGCTGGGGCGACCGAAACAGCTTCTGACCCTCGACGGCGAAAGCCTCATCGCCCGTGTATCGCGTCTGGTCGATGCCACCGGCCCGGGCAAGACGATTGCCGTGCTTGGCGCTTATGCCGAACGCCTGTGCGGCCAGCTGAACGGCGCCATGGCCGTATTCAATCCGGACTGGGCCACGGGCATGGCATCGTCACTCCGACTGGCGGCCGATGCGCTCGCCGGACGCCACGACCCGGTGCTCGTCGTGGTCGTGGATCAGCTGGCGCTCGACGAAGCACATCTCGTCAGGCTGCTCGCCGCACACGATGGCGCGCGCGATACGGTAACCGCGTACGGCGAGACCCTGGGCGTACCCGCCGTGCTGCGTGCGGCCACGCTGGCGCGCGCCGCGCACCTCCGCGGCGACACCGGTTTTCGCGCCCTCTGGTCGGATGAGGCGCCGCTCGCGATCCGCGCCGACGCACTCGCTGTCGACGTAGATACCGAAGACGATGTCGCACGCGCCATCGCTGCCGGGCTTCTCGATCGCGACTGACCGCGTCGACATGTAAAGAGCATGGGAACCCCAACGGCGCGTTCCGCCGCGCGACGTTCACGGTGCGAGCGATAAAAGCATGGTTTCACCCAGGCAGCGACGCGTATTCGTCGCCCACCCACGGAGAGAGCGGCATGCAGCCGAAGACCAACACCTCGTCGATCGACGCGGCGCGCCACGACGCAGAAGCCAGCGGCGTCATGAACCACACTTCCGAACGCGTCGACGGTATCGATACCGTCCAGGCCCGCCTGCGGATCAATGGCACCACCCATGTGCTCGACCTTGACCCCAGGGTGACCCTCCTCGATGCGCTGCGCGAACATCTCGGGCTCACCGGCTCTAAGAAGGGCTGCGATCACGGCCAGTGCGGCGCATGCACGGTGCTGGTCGAAGGCCGTCGTATCAATGCCTGCCTGACCCTGGCGGTGATGCACGACGGCGACTCGATCACCACCGTCGAAGGCCTGGCCACGGGCGATGTGCTGAGTCCGCTGCAGGCCGCCTTCGTCAGGCACGATGGGTTCCAGTGCGGCTATTGCACGCCGGGACAGCTTTGCTCCGCCACCGGCATGCTCGAGGAAGTGCGCGCCGGATGGCCCAGCGTGGTCACCACGGACGTCGCCGGCTCGCCGACGCTGACCGACGAGGAGATTCGTGAACGCATGAGCGGCAACCTCTGTCGCTGCAGTGCGTATCCCAACATCGTCGCCGCAATTGCCGACGCCGCGGAGACCGACGCATGAAACAGTTCACCTACGCACGCGCGACCACGCCGACCGATGCCGCCTCGTCCGCGGCGGCGCATCGCCGCACGCGCTTCATCGCCGGCGGCACGAACCTGCTCGATCTGATGAAGCTGGAAGTGGAAACGCCCGAACATCTGATCGACATCAACCGTCTCGGTCTCGACGCTATCGAAGAAACCGCGGACGGCGGCCTGCGCATCGGCACGCTGGTGCGCAACAGCGACCTGGCCGCCGATCCCCGCGTGCGCGAACGCTATCCCGTCCTGTCGCGTGCCTTGCTCGCCGGTGCGTCGGGGCAGCTGCGCAACAAGGCCACGACGGGCGGCAATCTGCTGCAACGTACCCGCTGCTACTACTTCTATGACACCGCCATGCCGTGCAACAAGCGCCACCCCGGCAGCGGCTGCGCAGCTATCGGCGGGTACAACCGCATCCACGCCATCGTCGGCGCGAGTGACTCATGCATCGCGACCCATCCGTCCGATATGGCGGTGGCGATGCGCGTGCTGGACGCCGTGATTCACACGGTAGCCGCCGATGGCAATGTGCGTGAAATTCCGATCGGCGAGTTCTATCGCCTGCCCGGCGACACGCCTCAGGTGGAAAACGTGCTGGCGGACGGTGAGCTGATCACGCACGTCACCCTGCCCCCTCCGCCGCCGGGACGGCAGGTGTATCGCAAGGTGCGCGATCGCGCGTCGTACGCGTTCGCACTGATCTCGGTAGCGGCCATCGTGAATTTCGAGGATGGCCGGATTGCCGACGCTCGCATCGCCTTTGGCGGCGTCGGCCCCATGCCATGGCGCGACGATGAGCTCGAGCGCGCCGCCGCGGGTGTCGGCAGCGACGAAGTGTCGCTGCGCACCCTCGCGGAGAACGCGCTGGCCGATGCGCGTGGTCAGGGGCACAACGATTTCAAACCAGTGCTTGCCCGCCGCACCCTGGGTGCGGTGCTGGTCGAAGCCAGCGGGAGGACCGACGCATGACGATTCGCATGGACACGGTGGTGGGGCACACGCCGCTGGACGATAACCCGGGCGGCTTCACCGGCAAGCCGGTCGACCGCGTGGATGGTCCGCTGAAGGTTCAGGGCAAGGCTGCGTACGCCGCGGAACACGGTGGCG from Luteibacter mycovicinus includes:
- a CDS encoding MoaD/ThiS family protein, which translates into the protein MKQVVFELFANLERLAGQHECVIEVTDDVGTVGDAVARLASARPELAGPLDRCACVSGDTIVRRADALPADGRIALLPPVAGG
- the moaA gene encoding GTP 3',8-cyclase MoaA — translated: MSPLIDRHGRTKRKLRISLTDRCNFRCTYCMPEHPDWLPRSSLLDRGEVVRLAGLFVDSGIDQIRLTGGEPLLRRDLLECVREIGALRKRGLRRLSMTTNASRIAPKARELVAAGIDDFNVSLDAIDPDTFRRLTLREIAPVLDGIDALTDAGANIKLNAVVIRGDNEKDIVPLLEWAMARGIPLRYIEYMPLDAPGHWKRDAVVSEADMLAAIGVSHRVDHQPRSSDPATPYLVDGHYPLGIISTVSNPFCSTCDRLRLTATGELFTCLFSPLGTPLGARMREGVTDEVLGEQVRRAVWLKDAGYAARPGPVDRPVTMHAMGG
- a CDS encoding XdhC family protein — its product is MNALNPSAAPVWPAWPDYALIADLLPSLRDFAHAGRVALATLVSTDGPSPRPLYSEMLIAADGRVAGYVSGGCVEAAVASEAAMVLADGRPRLLDYGVGSPVLDIQLTCGGRIGIFVRELREPSAYANTLGIARRERRTVTVLTDRDSGAWNIVEGHVAPDDHHYACVHMPPLRLVAVGGDPVTLAVAQLAPTMGVEVVLLRPHGPAEPPPGIALTGYDSRSLAVSLGELALDERTAVYSLSHDAEIDHAVATHALRSPAFAVGILGSRNKIGTRVERLKDDGVDDDDLTRLHLPAGLPIGAQTPHGIALSILAQVCQRDRARAS
- a CDS encoding nucleotidyltransferase family protein, which produces MIGGHDAVILAAGGSQRLGRPKQLLTLDGESLIARVSRLVDATGPGKTIAVLGAYAERLCGQLNGAMAVFNPDWATGMASSLRLAADALAGRHDPVLVVVVDQLALDEAHLVRLLAAHDGARDTVTAYGETLGVPAVLRAATLARAAHLRGDTGFRALWSDEAPLAIRADALAVDVDTEDDVARAIAAGLLDRD
- a CDS encoding 2Fe-2S iron-sulfur cluster-binding protein yields the protein MNHTSERVDGIDTVQARLRINGTTHVLDLDPRVTLLDALREHLGLTGSKKGCDHGQCGACTVLVEGRRINACLTLAVMHDGDSITTVEGLATGDVLSPLQAAFVRHDGFQCGYCTPGQLCSATGMLEEVRAGWPSVVTTDVAGSPTLTDEEIRERMSGNLCRCSAYPNIVAAIADAAETDA
- a CDS encoding FAD binding domain-containing protein, whose product is MKQFTYARATTPTDAASSAAAHRRTRFIAGGTNLLDLMKLEVETPEHLIDINRLGLDAIEETADGGLRIGTLVRNSDLAADPRVRERYPVLSRALLAGASGQLRNKATTGGNLLQRTRCYYFYDTAMPCNKRHPGSGCAAIGGYNRIHAIVGASDSCIATHPSDMAVAMRVLDAVIHTVAADGNVREIPIGEFYRLPGDTPQVENVLADGELITHVTLPPPPPGRQVYRKVRDRASYAFALISVAAIVNFEDGRIADARIAFGGVGPMPWRDDELERAAAGVGSDEVSLRTLAENALADARGQGHNDFKPVLARRTLGAVLVEASGRTDA